From a single Nostoc edaphicum CCNP1411 genomic region:
- a CDS encoding amylo-alpha-1,6-glucosidase codes for MCIEFGREICGNLDIAESREWLVTNGIGGYASGTIAGLLTRRYHGLLVAALKPPLGRTLMVAKLDETVLYDTRSYSLDTNRWADGIVSPQGYQNIERFSLEGTIPVWRFAVADALLEKRVWMQQGANTTYIQYTLRRATQPLKLTLKAMVNYRDYHSDTQSNDWQMSVEEVEQGICVTAYPGAVPLYLLSDSPKGDAYGGKLRNASRPSVSVVHNWYHGFDLAVERYRGLRDREDHLHAATFEVTLNPGEAMAFVASTEKEPNLNGEAALKLRRAQEQKLTGFWKTNRPLKTKESPSWINHLVLAADQFIVDRPVPEDPYGKTIIAGYHWFSDWGRDTMISLPGLTISTGRPEVARSILRTFARYVDQGMLPNRFPDAGEQPEYNTVDATLWYFEAVRAYYSATDDDTLLGELFPILADIIDWHCRGTRYNIHLDAADGLLYAGVAGVQLTWMDAKVDDWVVTPRIGKPIEVNALWYNALRTMAKFARQLGKPHQEYEAMADRAKYRFSRFWNDETGYCYDVLDSPDGDDALLRPNQIFAVSLPESPLTLAQQKGVVEACGRSLLTSHGLRSRSVSERLSLAPNHPQYQGKYGGNQYQRDGAYHQGTVWGWLLGPFVLAHLRVYKNPEQARQFLEPMANHLTAHGVGSLSEIFDGDAPMTPRGCIAQAWTVAEVLRAWLATES; via the coding sequence ATGTGTATAGAATTTGGGCGGGAAATCTGCGGCAATCTTGACATTGCAGAATCGCGGGAGTGGTTAGTTACTAACGGTATTGGTGGTTATGCCTCTGGGACTATAGCTGGTTTATTGACCCGCCGCTATCACGGACTACTGGTAGCAGCATTGAAACCACCTCTGGGTCGTACCTTAATGGTGGCAAAACTAGATGAAACTGTCCTGTACGATACTCGCTCTTATTCTCTAGATACCAATCGTTGGGCTGATGGTATTGTCAGTCCCCAGGGTTATCAAAATATTGAACGTTTTTCTCTGGAAGGTACAATTCCTGTATGGCGTTTTGCTGTTGCCGATGCCTTATTAGAAAAACGGGTGTGGATGCAACAAGGCGCTAACACAACCTATATCCAATATACTCTCCGTCGTGCTACCCAACCGCTGAAGTTAACCCTCAAAGCAATGGTCAACTACCGCGATTATCACAGCGATACTCAAAGCAATGATTGGCAGATGTCTGTAGAGGAGGTAGAACAGGGGATTTGTGTAACTGCGTATCCGGGTGCTGTACCACTATATCTGCTGAGTGATTCACCTAAAGGCGATGCCTACGGTGGCAAGCTACGCAACGCTTCACGCCCTAGTGTATCTGTTGTCCACAATTGGTATCATGGTTTTGACTTAGCAGTTGAACGCTATCGGGGATTGAGAGATAGAGAAGATCACCTCCACGCCGCCACCTTTGAAGTTACACTGAATCCTGGGGAAGCGATGGCATTTGTAGCCAGCACAGAAAAAGAACCAAATCTCAATGGTGAAGCTGCACTTAAGTTACGTCGCGCTCAAGAGCAGAAGTTAACAGGATTTTGGAAAACTAATCGACCTCTCAAGACTAAGGAATCACCTAGCTGGATCAATCATCTAGTACTAGCTGCTGACCAGTTTATTGTCGATCGCCCAGTACCAGAAGACCCCTACGGCAAAACCATCATCGCTGGTTATCACTGGTTTAGCGACTGGGGACGCGACACAATGATTAGTCTACCTGGTTTGACAATTTCTACTGGTCGCCCAGAGGTAGCACGCTCAATTCTTCGTACTTTTGCCAGATATGTAGACCAAGGAATGTTGCCTAATCGCTTTCCCGATGCGGGTGAGCAACCAGAATATAATACAGTCGATGCTACTCTCTGGTACTTTGAAGCAGTCCGTGCTTACTACAGCGCTACGGACGATGATACTTTGCTTGGTGAACTCTTTCCCATACTTGCAGACATCATTGATTGGCACTGTCGCGGTACACGTTACAACATTCACCTCGATGCAGCCGATGGTTTACTTTATGCAGGCGTTGCTGGTGTACAACTGACTTGGATGGATGCCAAAGTTGATGATTGGGTAGTTACGCCCCGAATCGGTAAACCGATTGAAGTTAACGCCCTCTGGTATAATGCTTTACGTACAATGGCAAAATTTGCCCGTCAGCTTGGTAAACCACACCAAGAGTATGAAGCAATGGCAGACCGGGCAAAGTATAGATTTTCTCGCTTCTGGAATGACGAGACAGGTTATTGCTATGACGTTCTAGACAGTCCTGATGGTGATGATGCGTTATTGCGTCCTAACCAAATCTTTGCTGTGTCATTACCAGAAAGTCCGCTCACACTTGCCCAGCAAAAGGGTGTGGTGGAAGCTTGCGGGCGATCGCTGCTGACTTCTCACGGGTTGCGATCGCGTAGCGTGTCTGAAAGACTCTCGCTAGCCCCAAACCATCCTCAATATCAGGGCAAATACGGTGGCAATCAGTATCAACGTGATGGAGCTTACCACCAAGGGACAGTTTGGGGTTGGTTGTTGGGGCCGTTTGTCTTAGCACACCTGCGCGTCTACAAAAACCCTGAGCAGGCTCGTCAATTTTTGGAACCAATGGCTAATCATCTCACTGCACACGGTGTTGGTAGTCTCAGCGAAATTTTTGATGGTGATGCTCCGATGACTCCACGGGGATGTATTGCCCAAGCCTGGACAGTAGCAGAGGTTTTGCGTGCTTGGTTGGCTACGGAGAGTTGA
- a CDS encoding MGH1-like glycoside hydrolase domain-containing protein, with protein MTNLTQEEIRLAEALSHKAHWRRWGPYLSDRQWGTVREDYSPNGTAWDYFTHDQARSRAYRWGEDGIAGISDNHQRLCFAIALWNGEDSILKERIFGLTGSEGNHGEDVKEYYFYLDNTPTHSYMKALYKYPHKAFPYSQLVAENQRRNRHEPEFELLDTGIFDENRYFDVFIEYAKNSAEDILIQIKVINRGPEAKTLHLLPTLWFRNTWCWNGDTSKPILKEVKSGNGFHVVEVFHSTLGKRWLYCQEVNEILFTENETNYQRLFGSPNSSIYVKDGINDYIIQGKKEAVNPNKVGTKASADYLLTVGAGETKIVKLRLSDVPNLVEPFGKKFDTIFWERQQEADKFYQRVTPFPLSEDMRNVQRQAFAGMLWSKQYYHYVIEDWLKGDRNTPPPPPERQQGRNREWFHLYNKDILSMPDKWEYPWFAAWDLAFHTIPLAMIDPDFAKYQLDVLTREWYMHPNGQIPAYEWAFGDVNPPVHAWATWRIYKIEKKIYGRADRQFLERVFQKLMLNFTWWVNRKDTAGNNVFQGGFLGLDNIGVFDRSAALPTGGHIDQSDGTSWMGMYCLNMLAIALELAKTNPVYEDIATKFFEHFLYIADAMNKIGEMEASLWHDYDEFYYDVLHLPERQITLKVRSMVGLIPLFAIETIEPEILKLLPGFKKRLEWFIQNRPDLRQNVACMETKGLGARRLLAIVSRDKLRSILQKMLDESEFFGPYGIRALSRFHAENPYIFDVNGSQFRVDYEPAESSSGLFGGNSNWRGPVWFPVNFILIESLQKFHYYLGDDFKVECPTGSGQMMTLWEVASELSQRLTRIFLQNSSGKRPVYGGMQKFQNDPHWQNLILFYEYFHGDNGAGIGASHQTGWTGLVAKLIQQIGEYEAPHQEPEIEEDKDAIALT; from the coding sequence ATGACAAATTTAACCCAAGAAGAAATCAGATTAGCAGAAGCCTTGAGTCACAAAGCTCATTGGCGGAGATGGGGGCCATATTTAAGCGATCGCCAATGGGGAACGGTACGCGAAGACTATAGTCCGAATGGTACAGCCTGGGACTATTTCACCCACGATCAGGCTCGTTCTCGCGCCTATCGTTGGGGTGAAGATGGGATTGCTGGCATTTCTGATAATCATCAACGACTTTGTTTTGCGATCGCACTTTGGAATGGCGAAGATTCTATTCTTAAAGAAAGAATTTTTGGTCTAACTGGTAGCGAAGGAAATCATGGAGAGGATGTTAAAGAATATTACTTTTATCTAGACAATACTCCTACCCATTCCTACATGAAAGCGCTTTACAAATATCCCCATAAAGCCTTTCCCTACTCCCAACTAGTTGCAGAAAATCAACGCAGAAATCGTCATGAGCCAGAATTTGAATTACTAGATACAGGTATATTTGATGAAAATCGTTACTTTGATGTCTTTATTGAATATGCCAAAAATTCTGCTGAAGATATTCTCATCCAAATAAAAGTAATCAACCGGGGCCCAGAAGCAAAAACCCTACACCTGTTACCTACTCTCTGGTTTCGTAATACTTGGTGCTGGAATGGTGATACCAGCAAACCTATTTTAAAAGAAGTCAAATCAGGTAATGGCTTTCATGTGGTTGAGGTATTTCACTCAACTTTAGGTAAAAGGTGGCTGTATTGTCAGGAAGTAAACGAAATTCTATTTACAGAAAACGAAACAAATTATCAGCGTTTGTTTGGTTCTCCTAATTCCTCTATCTATGTCAAAGATGGCATCAATGACTATATAATCCAGGGTAAAAAAGAGGCAGTAAATCCAAATAAAGTTGGCACTAAGGCATCTGCTGATTATTTGTTGACAGTTGGTGCAGGTGAAACAAAAATCGTTAAATTACGATTGAGTGATGTACCAAATTTAGTTGAGCCATTTGGCAAAAAATTCGATACAATCTTTTGGGAACGGCAACAGGAAGCAGATAAATTTTATCAGCGCGTTACACCATTTCCCCTCAGTGAAGATATGCGAAATGTGCAACGACAAGCATTTGCTGGAATGCTGTGGAGTAAACAATATTATCACTATGTTATAGAGGATTGGCTCAAAGGCGATCGCAATACACCACCGCCACCACCAGAACGCCAACAAGGCAGAAACCGAGAATGGTTTCATCTCTACAATAAAGATATTCTTTCTATGCCCGATAAGTGGGAATATCCTTGGTTTGCAGCTTGGGATTTGGCATTTCATACCATTCCTTTGGCAATGATTGACCCTGATTTTGCTAAGTATCAGTTGGATGTTTTAACACGAGAATGGTATATGCATCCTAACGGGCAAATTCCTGCCTATGAATGGGCTTTTGGTGATGTTAATCCACCTGTTCACGCTTGGGCAACTTGGCGTATTTATAAGATTGAAAAAAAGATTTATGGACGAGCAGATAGACAGTTTTTAGAACGGGTATTTCAAAAGCTGATGCTCAATTTTACCTGGTGGGTAAATCGCAAAGATACTGCGGGTAACAACGTCTTTCAAGGGGGATTTCTCGGTTTAGATAATATTGGTGTATTTGACCGTAGCGCAGCTTTACCTACAGGTGGACATATTGACCAATCTGATGGTACGAGTTGGATGGGGATGTATTGTTTAAATATGTTAGCGATCGCTCTCGAATTAGCCAAGACTAATCCTGTTTACGAAGACATTGCTACTAAGTTTTTTGAGCATTTTCTTTATATTGCCGATGCTATGAATAAAATCGGCGAAATGGAAGCCAGTTTGTGGCATGATTATGATGAATTTTACTACGATGTGCTGCATTTACCTGAACGGCAGATTACCCTAAAAGTCAGGTCAATGGTAGGATTAATTCCTCTATTTGCCATTGAAACTATTGAACCAGAAATTTTAAAACTGCTTCCTGGTTTTAAAAAGCGATTAGAATGGTTTATCCAAAACCGTCCTGACTTGCGGCAAAATGTGGCTTGTATGGAAACAAAAGGATTGGGTGCGAGGAGATTGCTGGCGATCGTTTCTAGAGATAAGCTCAGAAGTATTCTGCAAAAAATGCTGGATGAAAGCGAGTTTTTTGGCCCTTACGGCATCCGGGCACTTTCTCGATTTCACGCTGAAAATCCTTATATTTTTGATGTCAACGGTTCACAATTTCGAGTCGATTATGAACCGGCTGAATCTAGCAGTGGTTTATTTGGTGGGAATTCTAACTGGCGCGGCCCCGTTTGGTTTCCGGTGAATTTCATCCTAATTGAATCTCTGCAAAAGTTTCATTATTATCTAGGAGACGATTTCAAAGTGGAATGTCCGACCGGTTCTGGTCAAATGATGACACTTTGGGAAGTTGCATCAGAATTATCTCAACGGTTAACCAGAATTTTCTTGCAAAATTCCTCTGGTAAACGTCCTGTTTATGGTGGAATGCAAAAGTTTCAAAATGATCCACACTGGCAAAATCTGATTTTATTCTATGAGTATTTTCATGGTGATAACGGAGCCGGAATTGGCGCTAGTCATCAAACTGGTTGGACAGGTTTAGTTGCCAAATTAATCCAGCAAATTGGTGAATATGAAGCACCGCATCAAGAACCAGAAATAGAGGAGGATAAAGACGCGATCGCTCTAACATAA
- a CDS encoding sensor histidine kinase: MKQIITDWINIDPFSLQSRLTVGIASFSALVLGSLATWTSWKMQQILVDGHKYNIEQIAKRLPQDVQIYSEMMQPETGLQKAINNLANTNTLLWLKSPDNKILVKSATLDLLSDNTVTDLMSLTKMPIKPQVYKVNQSYFVLCGSSVQVQGKLLGELFVVKDITREQKMFVVMVQSLGITSGLAIIILTVAIAFYIKRSLQPLRQLNQMASVISAEDLGKAQLYLDNAPSEVKELAQTLTMLLSRLSQSWEQEREFVSNVSHELRTPLTIVHGYLQSVLRRQNNLTQTQQEALETAASEAERTIRLLQDLLDLARADSGYLYFQMKSYVLNELVEEVVMMAKKYSDRTITIESEIYPIEIKADYSRLKQVLLNLIDNAVKYSEADTPITLKLNELQDKAIIQVCDKGYGIPLQQQARIFERFYRVDESRSQTTGGSGLGLSIVKTLVEGMGGSVSVQSKLGEGSMFTINLPTYSSSI, from the coding sequence GTGAAGCAAATCATAACAGATTGGATAAATATAGACCCATTTTCCTTACAATCACGCCTCACGGTTGGTATTGCATCATTTTCAGCTTTGGTATTAGGTAGTCTTGCTACATGGACTAGTTGGAAAATGCAGCAAATTTTAGTTGATGGTCATAAATACAATATAGAACAAATCGCCAAGCGTTTGCCGCAAGATGTACAAATTTATAGTGAAATGATGCAACCCGAAACTGGGTTGCAAAAGGCTATTAATAATTTAGCAAATACCAACACATTGTTATGGCTAAAAAGTCCTGATAATAAAATTTTAGTGAAATCTGCCACTTTGGATTTATTATCTGATAATACGGTAACTGATTTAATGTCTCTGACTAAGATGCCGATTAAACCACAAGTTTACAAAGTAAACCAAAGCTACTTTGTTTTATGCGGTAGTTCTGTGCAAGTGCAAGGTAAGTTACTGGGTGAGTTATTTGTAGTTAAGGATATTACCCGCGAACAGAAAATGTTTGTGGTAATGGTGCAGAGTTTAGGTATTACTAGTGGTTTGGCAATTATTATTTTAACTGTTGCGATCGCATTTTATATTAAGCGTTCTTTGCAACCTCTGCGCCAGCTAAATCAAATGGCTTCTGTGATTTCCGCTGAGGATTTAGGAAAAGCACAGCTATATCTTGATAATGCACCCAGTGAAGTTAAAGAATTAGCTCAAACCTTAACCATGCTTTTATCACGCCTTTCGCAATCTTGGGAGCAAGAGCGAGAATTTGTGAGTAATGTTTCTCATGAATTACGCACACCTTTAACAATTGTACATGGTTATTTGCAAAGCGTCTTGCGAAGGCAGAATAACTTAACTCAAACCCAACAAGAAGCTTTAGAAACTGCTGCATCGGAAGCTGAACGCACTATTCGCCTGCTACAAGATTTACTTGATTTAGCGCGAGCAGATAGCGGTTACTTATATTTTCAAATGAAATCTTATGTGCTGAATGAATTGGTTGAAGAAGTTGTAATGATGGCAAAAAAATATAGCGATCGCACAATTACAATCGAGTCAGAAATTTATCCAATTGAGATCAAGGCAGACTATAGCCGCCTGAAACAAGTGTTATTAAATTTAATTGATAATGCTGTTAAGTATTCTGAAGCTGATACACCCATAACTCTTAAGTTAAATGAGCTTCAAGATAAAGCAATTATTCAAGTTTGTGACAAAGGTTATGGCATCCCCTTGCAACAGCAAGCACGGATATTTGAGAGATTTTACCGTGTAGATGAATCTCGCTCTCAGACCACTGGGGGTTCTGGTTTAGGTTTATCGATTGTCAAGACACTTGTAGAAGGTATGGGTGGTAGTGTAAGTGTGCAATCGAAGTTAGGGGAAGGGAGTATGTTTACAATCAATTTACCTACATATAGTAGTTCTATCTAA
- a CDS encoding ATP-binding protein produces MNKNTGQGRVFSLFKGVPLSRILVALFLLQIFLAVGLTGYLSIRNGQKAVNEVASELRREVANRVEQNLQTYLSTPRQVLRSNQNVIDMGLLKIENLATWESYLIEQLKIFPDVLALTASNEQQEHLTVEKLNDRQFLLRTAGKSTGYDLYTYRIDSQGQRTQLPEVIKNYDARSRPDYQTAVNAKKFSFSQIFTSLTDPTLLISASQPIYNSQSQLLGVNSTLTHISQIGDLLQNIKVGKSGQIFIIERSGLLVATSTTEEPFRLQNGKPIRLAASQSGNSFTQATAKYLTTKFSNFDQIQSLQQLDFSVDGKRQFLEVRPLQGKPDVNWLIVVAVPEADFMGQIDRNTQTTIFLCLGALGLATLLGIVTARWITQPILYFSTATKDLTDFTNDENSVVKVQGIKELEVLGESFNEMTQQLRKTLTALITKNEDLELQVKQENQKLQEEIQERINSEQKLGQHSQVLAELANHKAIFEGNLEAAFKVITKKAANALEVEQVSVWLFNNDAHGGLRQRTKLQCISLYERSQQKHSANLERYLADYPIYFRALASVRTISVTDTRTDPRVQELWDELLEPKNIVSLIDTSIWVGGEVVGTVLYEHVGIPRTWELSEQNFVSSIAEFVALTLEVCDRKRAESALREAKEAAEVANRAKTTFLGNINHELRNPLNSILVITEALQDEVYGPVSEEQRQSLKMLESSGKNLLELINQILDLTDTQSSKIELQLAATSIQGICDFSLSFVKHLAFQKNIRLRAQIPEELEPIQVDERRIRQVFINLLTNAIKFTKEGGEVWIEVQPTSTNEYIFFSVVDTGIGMLSDDLFKLFQPFVQVENASTQRSPGTGLGLVMVQKIVELHGGTVHAESQLGKGSRFTVKLPWKKAAK; encoded by the coding sequence ATGAACAAAAATACTGGGCAAGGTAGGGTTTTTTCGCTGTTTAAAGGTGTACCTTTAAGTCGCATCCTAGTAGCGTTGTTTCTGTTGCAAATCTTTCTAGCCGTGGGATTGACTGGATACTTATCAATCCGCAATGGGCAAAAGGCAGTCAATGAGGTGGCTAGCGAACTGCGTCGTGAAGTCGCAAATCGAGTTGAGCAGAATTTACAGACTTATCTATCAACTCCGCGTCAGGTACTACGCAGTAATCAAAATGTCATTGATATGGGGTTGCTGAAGATAGAAAATCTTGCAACCTGGGAGTCATACTTAATAGAGCAGTTAAAGATTTTTCCAGATGTGTTGGCTTTAACGGCCAGCAATGAACAGCAAGAACACCTAACGGTGGAGAAGCTAAACGATCGCCAATTTTTGCTCAGAACAGCCGGAAAGTCAACTGGGTACGACCTCTACACTTACAGAATTGACTCTCAAGGTCAACGTACCCAGCTACCAGAGGTGATTAAAAACTATGATGCGCGATCGCGTCCTGATTATCAAACGGCAGTTAATGCCAAAAAATTCAGCTTTAGTCAGATTTTTACATCCCTCACTGACCCCACACTCCTTATTAGTGCATCTCAACCCATCTATAACTCCCAAAGTCAGTTACTCGGAGTCAACAGCACTCTAACTCATATATCACAAATTGGGGATTTGCTGCAAAATATTAAAGTTGGCAAGTCTGGGCAGATTTTTATTATCGAGCGATCGGGGCTATTAGTTGCAACTTCCACAACCGAAGAACCGTTCCGCTTACAAAATGGTAAACCCATTCGGTTGGCAGCTTCCCAGAGCGGGAATTCTTTTACTCAAGCAACCGCTAAATATTTAACAACTAAATTTAGTAACTTTGACCAGATTCAAAGTTTACAGCAATTAGATTTCTCTGTTGACGGTAAACGACAATTTTTAGAAGTTAGACCGTTACAGGGCAAACCAGATGTCAATTGGTTAATTGTGGTAGCTGTCCCCGAAGCAGACTTTATGGGACAAATTGATCGCAACACTCAAACTACAATTTTTCTGTGTCTCGGAGCATTGGGACTAGCTACTTTGTTGGGGATTGTCACCGCCCGTTGGATAACTCAACCAATTCTCTACTTCAGCACGGCAACAAAAGATTTAACCGATTTTACCAATGACGAAAACTCAGTGGTAAAAGTACAAGGCATTAAAGAACTAGAGGTGCTGGGTGAATCTTTTAACGAGATGACGCAGCAGTTACGCAAAACCTTGACTGCACTGATTACTAAAAATGAAGATTTAGAACTGCAAGTTAAGCAGGAAAATCAAAAATTACAGGAAGAGATTCAAGAACGTATTAACAGTGAGCAAAAACTGGGCCAGCATAGTCAAGTATTGGCAGAACTAGCAAATCACAAAGCGATTTTTGAAGGAAATCTGGAAGCAGCATTCAAAGTCATCACAAAAAAAGCAGCCAATGCTTTAGAAGTAGAGCAAGTGAGTGTGTGGTTATTTAATAATGATGCCCACGGTGGGCTGCGCCAGCGCACCAAACTACAATGCATAAGTCTCTATGAACGTAGCCAGCAAAAACATTCGGCTAATCTAGAACGCTACCTGGCAGATTATCCAATCTACTTTAGAGCTTTAGCATCTGTTCGTACCATCAGCGTCACCGATACTCGCACCGATCCACGAGTACAAGAATTATGGGATGAACTACTAGAACCAAAAAATATTGTATCCCTAATTGATACCTCAATTTGGGTTGGGGGTGAAGTAGTAGGAACAGTATTGTATGAACACGTTGGTATTCCGCGGACATGGGAACTGAGCGAGCAAAACTTTGTTAGCTCAATTGCGGAATTTGTCGCCCTAACTTTAGAAGTGTGCGATCGCAAACGTGCAGAATCTGCACTGCGTGAGGCTAAAGAAGCTGCCGAAGTGGCAAATCGTGCCAAAACAACCTTTTTAGGAAACATCAACCATGAATTGAGAAATCCTTTAAACTCTATTCTGGTAATCACAGAGGCACTCCAAGATGAAGTGTACGGCCCTGTGAGTGAAGAACAACGTCAATCCTTAAAGATGCTGGAGTCTAGTGGTAAGAATCTACTAGAATTGATTAACCAAATCCTTGACCTTACCGACACCCAATCTAGCAAGATAGAACTGCAACTAGCTGCTACTTCAATTCAGGGAATATGTGACTTCAGTCTAAGTTTTGTCAAACATCTGGCGTTTCAAAAAAATATTCGATTGAGGGCACAAATACCCGAAGAACTTGAACCCATCCAAGTTGATGAACGCCGCATCCGCCAAGTATTTATTAACTTGTTAACTAACGCAATCAAGTTTACTAAAGAAGGGGGCGAAGTCTGGATTGAAGTTCAGCCAACTTCCACAAATGAATATATCTTTTTCAGCGTGGTAGATACGGGTATTGGTATGCTGTCCGATGACCTTTTTAAATTATTTCAACCTTTTGTGCAAGTTGAAAACGCCTCTACCCAACGTTCCCCAGGCACCGGTTTAGGACTAGTGATGGTGCAAAAAATTGTCGAGTTGCACGGTGGAACTGTCCATGCCGAAAGTCAGTTAGGCAAAGGTAGTCGATTTACAGTCAAACTTCCTTGGAAAAAGGCCGCAAAATGA
- a CDS encoding MOSC domain-containing protein, with protein MKLISVNIGLPREVAWKGKTVSTGIFKEPVSDRVMVRLLNLDGDGQADLTVHGGADKAVYVYPFEHYDYWRGELPDTELPLGIFGENFTIAGLREEDVNIGDRFQIGTVKLMVTQPRLPCYKLGIRFGRPDIVKRFLASRRTGFYFRVLQEGEVGAGDTLELVSRDDNNITVANITQLYTREQNNPELLHQAAQLEALPKSWRDYFQEQSRRQDVK; from the coding sequence ATGAAACTCATTTCTGTAAATATCGGACTGCCGCGTGAAGTGGCCTGGAAAGGGAAAACAGTTAGCACTGGAATTTTTAAAGAACCAGTCAGCGATCGCGTGATGGTGCGCTTACTCAATTTAGACGGTGATGGGCAAGCCGATCTAACCGTTCATGGAGGAGCAGACAAAGCAGTTTATGTCTATCCATTCGAGCATTACGATTACTGGCGAGGTGAATTGCCTGATACAGAGCTACCGCTAGGCATCTTTGGCGAAAATTTCACGATCGCTGGACTAAGAGAAGAAGACGTGAATATTGGCGATCGCTTTCAAATTGGCACTGTCAAACTGATGGTGACACAACCTCGCCTACCCTGTTACAAACTTGGGATTCGGTTTGGACGACCTGATATAGTTAAACGATTTCTTGCAAGTCGTCGCACCGGATTTTATTTTCGTGTTTTGCAAGAGGGCGAAGTCGGAGCCGGAGACACTTTAGAGTTGGTGAGCCGGGATGACAACAATATTACTGTTGCCAATATCACTCAACTTTATACTCGTGAGCAAAACAATCCAGAGTTACTTCACCAAGCGGCTCAACTTGAAGCCTTACCCAAAAGCTGGCGCGACTACTTCCAGGAGCAAAGTCGTCGTCAGGATGTGAAATAG
- a CDS encoding EndoU domain-containing protein, with translation MLKLAFPLKIAGGAVFLLSFFSLRAISATISEGFESGQKGAYAVADVTLSTGVWNLNDALIGNTSSDVKTGAQSTRIRNSGKVTMKFDRSTGIGTVTIKHAKYGNDANTIWGLWCSTTSGTSWTAVGSTVTTSSKSLQTATFTPNISGIGRCEIRKTDGTSNRTNIDDIVITDFGSSTPSLPAGSVPFFDNINNPLSGLAFGSPGDVTPVAPTLNAFDRAVTDLCGQPGTVVSPSNFQLMMTNNPTVLANIKQYVGGYLVLGRTSNADFLADLTNVWFNADGFDHIFCGEPVPGGSIGGLHFVGRYVELQEKGLAGRLNNNTSREEVVPNAIYTIGAIVKVGNTTAQSSIKGYAYTLSAEEILSIVALGYKNNPNTSSTNTVCHLTVTDQGNTFKAVFVRRDGGIRTFYPDATPGSNPICVQ, from the coding sequence ATGTTGAAATTAGCATTTCCATTGAAGATAGCAGGAGGAGCAGTCTTCCTGCTTTCATTTTTTTCCCTACGAGCAATTAGCGCCACAATTTCAGAGGGGTTTGAGTCTGGTCAAAAGGGAGCTTATGCTGTGGCTGATGTCACCCTCAGTACAGGCGTTTGGAATTTAAATGATGCTTTGATTGGCAATACTTCAAGTGATGTCAAAACCGGAGCACAATCTACTCGCATTCGCAACAGTGGCAAAGTTACGATGAAATTTGATCGCTCCACAGGTATTGGTACAGTTACAATCAAACATGCTAAGTATGGTAATGATGCTAACACCATTTGGGGGTTGTGGTGTTCGACTACAAGCGGAACCTCATGGACAGCAGTTGGTTCAACAGTTACAACCAGTTCTAAATCACTTCAAACAGCAACTTTTACACCTAATATTTCTGGCATAGGTCGTTGTGAAATCCGCAAGACTGATGGAACTTCCAACAGAACTAACATTGATGATATTGTGATTACTGACTTTGGATCTTCTACTCCCTCTCTACCTGCTGGTTCTGTGCCATTCTTTGACAATATCAATAATCCTTTATCTGGACTAGCATTCGGCAGCCCAGGGGATGTTACCCCGGTTGCTCCAACTCTGAATGCCTTTGATAGGGCTGTTACTGATCTTTGTGGACAACCTGGTACAGTTGTCAGCCCTTCTAACTTCCAGTTGATGATGACAAACAATCCTACTGTTTTGGCAAATATTAAACAATATGTAGGAGGATATCTGGTTTTGGGACGCACTTCTAATGCAGATTTTTTAGCTGATTTGACTAATGTCTGGTTTAATGCTGATGGTTTTGATCATATTTTTTGTGGAGAACCTGTTCCAGGAGGTTCAATAGGTGGATTGCACTTTGTTGGTCGTTATGTGGAGCTTCAAGAAAAGGGTTTAGCGGGAAGATTAAATAACAACACATCCAGAGAAGAAGTTGTTCCCAATGCCATTTATACTATTGGTGCTATTGTTAAAGTTGGCAATACTACTGCTCAATCTTCTATCAAAGGTTATGCTTATACTCTCAGTGCGGAAGAAATTCTTTCTATAGTGGCTTTAGGTTATAAAAATAACCCTAATACCAGTTCTACGAACACTGTTTGTCATTTGACTGTAACTGATCAGGGTAATACGTTTAAAGCAGTATTTGTGAGAAGAGATGGTGGAATTCGCACTTTCTATCCTGATGCTACTCCTGGTAGCAACCCTATATGTGTGCAGTAA